In one Anoplolepis gracilipes unplaced genomic scaffold, ASM4749672v1 Contig21, whole genome shotgun sequence genomic region, the following are encoded:
- the LOC140675848 gene encoding aminopeptidase N-like isoform X3, whose amino-acid sequence MLPQKKETCKHEMHETETYMKWTCFNTTPPMSTYIVTVVISSADFFKFETIGSRIITWRRPKLDHIEFAETIATEAIIIFEGEWKKLKVPKVQFVVIHSLLYDNEMWGLLLNSETDIIYDKNLDSIAHKIKVARLIGRKVAYQWFADITNPFWSSELWLIDGLTTMYGLYAINTIMDYDNSEMLDLFVVQVYYESLRLETHNQSFIKEANFSENNAFSSFYGYVKAPLILRMLENVITDNMFHRKVHEHLNIEFKSKNLLQNLWLTMQDILSKLYPEKKLMLPSTIVNDWMKSINYPVLKITRDISNKANIYNIIIENYETLKKYAFWVPVTYTSQNNPNFRKLRIPLYDKRLILLSSSQPNCQVSVKDNGWVIFNLRQTGYYRVNYDPENWQKIAEYLNSIEYTKIHVLNRAKIIDDAFYFMINGQLNSFLFWNLTSYLGQETNYIAWYPMIKAFEHMSSIFPFPDKKVQNVKEKIKNILTKLLEKIKYEEEPKESDLTKCLRQEAIKWLCILDDPNCLIKAYDKLILHIVYMSDKNKVLPWWQEWLYCKGLMSAESHIWRMVKDNSTEKYNNNDRLLEFLACASNEIIEEYLESIMFKHNETYNEIQIKRNMISFFFIIAKHAKHNNVFLKILNNFDKLRPRSINGLAIIIAIINHMYSEEQLIAVLNLRNIMGIIIEIEAYTTNFMRIYKKNGTRSEMANIEASFYKYKNIMEEWMLGVHKKLQRRLSEIGEIKKYFKIYSFFP is encoded by the exons atgctgccacaaaaaaaggaaacatgcAAACATGAAATGCATGAAACCGAAACATATATGAAGTGGACATGCTTTAATACTACTCCTCCAATGTCCACTTATATCGTGACGGTTGTAATCTCGTCAGcagatttctttaaatttgagaCCATAGGATCTAGAATCATTACATGGCGTAGACCCAAATTAGATCATATTGAATTTGCTGAAACGATAGCAACCgaagcaataataatatttgaaggtgaatggaaaaaattgaaagtaccAAAAGTACAATTTGTGGTAATCCATAGCTTGCTATATGACAATGAGATGTGGGGCCTTCTGTTAAATag tgaaacagatattatttacgataaaaatctGGATTCTATTgcgcataaaataaaagtagcgCGGTTGATAGGGCGCAAAGTGGCATATCAATGGTTTGCTGATATAACAAATCCATTTTGGTCATCTGAGTTATGGTTAATCGATGGTCTTACTACTATGTATGGACTTTATGCTATCAATACTATcatg GATTACGACAATTCCGAAATGTTGGATTTATTTGTAGTTCAGGTTTATTATGAATCACTTCGTTTGGAGACTCACAATCAGTCTTTTATAAAGGAAGCCAATTTTTCcgaaaataatgcattttcttctttttacggTTACGTTAAAG CACCTTTAATATTACGCATGCTGGAGAATGTAATTACCGATAACATGTTTCATCGGAAGGTTCATgaacatttaaatat TGAGTTTAAGTCGAAGAATCTTCTCCAAAATTTATGGCTCACTATGCAAGatattttaagcaaattatATCCTGAGAAAAAACTAATGCTTCCTTCAACAATAGTAAATGATTGGatgaaatctataaattatcctgtgttaaaaataacgcgagatatttcaaataaagcaaatatatataatataataatagaaaattatgaaacacTTAAAAAATACGCTTTCTGGGTACCTGTAACTTATACCTCTCAGAATAATCCAAATTTTCGCAAGCTTAGAATTCCGCTTTACGACAAAAGATTAATACTTTTGTCGTCGTCCCAGCCAAATTGCCAAGTTTCTGTAAAAGATAATGGTTGggtaatattcaatttacgaCAAACTG GATACTATCGCGTTAATTACGATCCTGAAAACTGGCAAAAAATTGCAGAATATTTGAACTCTatagaatatacaaaaatacatgttCTTAATCGTGCTAAAATCATCGacgatgcattttattttatgataaatggcCAACTCAATTCTTTCCTATTCTGGAACTTGACGAGCTATCTTGGACAAGAGACAAATTATATAGCATGGTATCCTATGATAAAAGCTTTTGAACACATGTCGAGCATCTTTCCATTTCCAGATAAAAAAGTCCAAAATGTCAAg gagaaaataaaaaatatattgaccaAGCtacttgagaaaataaaatacgaagaAGAGCCTAAGGAAAGTGATCTTACTAAATGTTTAAGGCAAGAAGCTATTAAATGGTTGTGTATTCTCGATGACCCAAATTGCCTCATAAAAGCTTATGACAAATTGATTttgcatattgtatatatgtcggataaaaataa AGTTTTACCGTGGTGGCAAGAGTGGTTATACTGTAAAGGTTTGATGTCAGCAGAGAGTCATATTTGGCGTATGGTGAAGGACAATTCaacggaaaaatataataataatgatagacttttagaatttttagctTGTGCTTCAAATGAAAttatagaagaatatttagaatCAATAATGTTCAAACATAACGaaacatataatgaaatacaaatcaagagaaatatgattagttttttttttattattgcaaaacatGCAAAGCACAATAAtgtgtttttgaaaatattaaacaattttgataaattaaggCCAAG aaGTATCAATGGACTTGCCATTATTATTGccattattaatcatatgtaTTCTGAAGAACAATTAATAGCG GTCTTGAACTTGAGAAATATTATGGGAATTATCATTGAGATTGAAGCGTACACAACTAATTTTATGcgtatatacaagaaaaatggAACTCGCTCTGAAATG GCAAATATTGAAGCTAGTTTttacaagtataaaaatattatggaaGAATGGATGTTGGGTGTTCACAAAAAACTACAAAGACGTTTATCTGAAATCggagaaataaagaaatattttaagatatattctttctttccttaa
- the LOC140675848 gene encoding aminopeptidase Ey-like isoform X2: protein MAFLRLSFYSGLIFITIITFSINENTENSSITFSDYFGDIRPVRYDVKLIPYFNEDKEHEIYKYHDYKLYIEAYKKKGNIVFYGELSAIIDISRPITFIYLNSTALMIVLSGALTNDSSMYTADLQNKTVDTNVKYLRAQYINYKNKKQICILYFNEILSGRYRLITKFVTAINNTENIITSLKTIVARGESFEMPDVIHFQAIGARRLFPCWDKPTIQATFNIAIKHHHKYKVFSNMLPQKKETCKHEMHETETYMKWTCFNTTPPMSTYIVTVVISSADFFKFETIGSRIITWRRPKLDHIEFAETIATEAIIIFEGEWKKLKVPKVQFVVIHSLLYDNEMWGLLLNSETDIIYDKNLDSIAHKIKVARLIGRKVAYQWFADITNPFWSSELWLIDGLTTMYGLYAINTIMDYDNSEMLDLFVVQVYYESLRLETHNQSFIKEANFSENNAFSSFYGYVKAPLILRMLENVITDNMFHRKVHEHLNIEFKSKNLLQNLWLTMQDILSKLYPEKKLMLPSTIVNDWMKSINYPVLKITRDISNKANIYNIIIENYETLKKYAFWVPVTYTSQNNPNFRKLRIPLYDKRLILLSSSQPNCQVSVKDNGWVIFNLRQTGYYRVNYDPENWQKIAEYLNSIEYTKIHVLNRAKIIDDAFYFMINGQLNSFLFWNLTSYLGQETNYIAWYPMIKAFEHMSSIFPFPDKKVQNVKEKIKNILTKLLEKIKYEEEPKESDLTKCLRVLPWWQEWLYCKGLMSAESHIWRMVKDNSTEKYNNNDRLLEFLACASNEIIEEYLESIMFKHNETYNEIQIKRNMISFFFIIAKHAKHNNVFLKILNNFDKLRPRSINGLAIIIAIINHMYSEEQLIAVLNLRNIMGIIIEIEAYTTNFMRIYKKNGTRSEMANIEASFYKYKNIMEEWMLGVHKKLQRRLSEIGEIKKYFKIYSFFP from the exons ATGGCATTTCTAAGACTGTCATTTTATAGCGGTCTTATATTTATCactataataactttttcaattaatgaaaatacggAAAACTCATCGATTACATTTAGTGATTACTTTGGCGATATAAGGCCAGTGCGTTACGACGTCAAGTTAATACCATATTTCAATGAAGACAAggaacatgaaatatataaatatcacgattacaaattatatatagaagcgtataaaaaaaaaggcaacATTGTTTTTTACGGCGAATTAAGTGCCATTATCGATATTTCTCGtccaattacatttatatatttaaattcaacggCATTAATGATTGTTTTATCTGGAGCGTTGACAAATGATTCATCCATGTATACTGCAGACTTACAAAATAAGACTGTAGATaccaatgttaaatatttacgtGCGcaatatattaactataaaaataaaaagcaaatttgCATCttatatttcaatgaaattttaagTGGACGTTAcagattaattacaaaatttgtcACTGCAATTAATAACACGGAAAACATTATTACTTCTTTGAAGACTATAGTTGCAAGGGGAGAATCATTCGAAAT GCCGGACGTAATACATTTTCAGGCGATTGGAGCCCGACGATTGTTTCCATGCTGGGACAAGCCGACAATCCAGGCCACTTTCAACATTGCCATAAAGCATCATCATAAATAcaaagttttttcaaatatgctgccacaaaaaaaggaaacatgcAAACATGAAATGCATGAAACCGAAACATATATGAAGTGGACATGCTTTAATACTACTCCTCCAATGTCCACTTATATCGTGACGGTTGTAATCTCGTCAGcagatttctttaaatttgagaCCATAGGATCTAGAATCATTACATGGCGTAGACCCAAATTAGATCATATTGAATTTGCTGAAACGATAGCAACCgaagcaataataatatttgaaggtgaatggaaaaaattgaaagtaccAAAAGTACAATTTGTGGTAATCCATAGCTTGCTATATGACAATGAGATGTGGGGCCTTCTGTTAAATag tgaaacagatattatttacgataaaaatctGGATTCTATTgcgcataaaataaaagtagcgCGGTTGATAGGGCGCAAAGTGGCATATCAATGGTTTGCTGATATAACAAATCCATTTTGGTCATCTGAGTTATGGTTAATCGATGGTCTTACTACTATGTATGGACTTTATGCTATCAATACTATcatg GATTACGACAATTCCGAAATGTTGGATTTATTTGTAGTTCAGGTTTATTATGAATCACTTCGTTTGGAGACTCACAATCAGTCTTTTATAAAGGAAGCCAATTTTTCcgaaaataatgcattttcttctttttacggTTACGTTAAAG CACCTTTAATATTACGCATGCTGGAGAATGTAATTACCGATAACATGTTTCATCGGAAGGTTCATgaacatttaaatat TGAGTTTAAGTCGAAGAATCTTCTCCAAAATTTATGGCTCACTATGCAAGatattttaagcaaattatATCCTGAGAAAAAACTAATGCTTCCTTCAACAATAGTAAATGATTGGatgaaatctataaattatcctgtgttaaaaataacgcgagatatttcaaataaagcaaatatatataatataataatagaaaattatgaaacacTTAAAAAATACGCTTTCTGGGTACCTGTAACTTATACCTCTCAGAATAATCCAAATTTTCGCAAGCTTAGAATTCCGCTTTACGACAAAAGATTAATACTTTTGTCGTCGTCCCAGCCAAATTGCCAAGTTTCTGTAAAAGATAATGGTTGggtaatattcaatttacgaCAAACTG GATACTATCGCGTTAATTACGATCCTGAAAACTGGCAAAAAATTGCAGAATATTTGAACTCTatagaatatacaaaaatacatgttCTTAATCGTGCTAAAATCATCGacgatgcattttattttatgataaatggcCAACTCAATTCTTTCCTATTCTGGAACTTGACGAGCTATCTTGGACAAGAGACAAATTATATAGCATGGTATCCTATGATAAAAGCTTTTGAACACATGTCGAGCATCTTTCCATTTCCAGATAAAAAAGTCCAAAATGTCAAg gagaaaataaaaaatatattgaccaAGCtacttgagaaaataaaatacgaagaAGAGCCTAAGGAAAGTGATCTTACTAAATGTTTAAG AGTTTTACCGTGGTGGCAAGAGTGGTTATACTGTAAAGGTTTGATGTCAGCAGAGAGTCATATTTGGCGTATGGTGAAGGACAATTCaacggaaaaatataataataatgatagacttttagaatttttagctTGTGCTTCAAATGAAAttatagaagaatatttagaatCAATAATGTTCAAACATAACGaaacatataatgaaatacaaatcaagagaaatatgattagttttttttttattattgcaaaacatGCAAAGCACAATAAtgtgtttttgaaaatattaaacaattttgataaattaaggCCAAG aaGTATCAATGGACTTGCCATTATTATTGccattattaatcatatgtaTTCTGAAGAACAATTAATAGCG GTCTTGAACTTGAGAAATATTATGGGAATTATCATTGAGATTGAAGCGTACACAACTAATTTTATGcgtatatacaagaaaaatggAACTCGCTCTGAAATG GCAAATATTGAAGCTAGTTTttacaagtataaaaatattatggaaGAATGGATGTTGGGTGTTCACAAAAAACTACAAAGACGTTTATCTGAAATCggagaaataaagaaatattttaagatatattctttctttccttaa
- the LOC140675848 gene encoding aminopeptidase N-like isoform X1, with translation MAFLRLSFYSGLIFITIITFSINENTENSSITFSDYFGDIRPVRYDVKLIPYFNEDKEHEIYKYHDYKLYIEAYKKKGNIVFYGELSAIIDISRPITFIYLNSTALMIVLSGALTNDSSMYTADLQNKTVDTNVKYLRAQYINYKNKKQICILYFNEILSGRYRLITKFVTAINNTENIITSLKTIVARGESFEMPDVIHFQAIGARRLFPCWDKPTIQATFNIAIKHHHKYKVFSNMLPQKKETCKHEMHETETYMKWTCFNTTPPMSTYIVTVVISSADFFKFETIGSRIITWRRPKLDHIEFAETIATEAIIIFEGEWKKLKVPKVQFVVIHSLLYDNEMWGLLLNSETDIIYDKNLDSIAHKIKVARLIGRKVAYQWFADITNPFWSSELWLIDGLTTMYGLYAINTIMDYDNSEMLDLFVVQVYYESLRLETHNQSFIKEANFSENNAFSSFYGYVKAPLILRMLENVITDNMFHRKVHEHLNIEFKSKNLLQNLWLTMQDILSKLYPEKKLMLPSTIVNDWMKSINYPVLKITRDISNKANIYNIIIENYETLKKYAFWVPVTYTSQNNPNFRKLRIPLYDKRLILLSSSQPNCQVSVKDNGWVIFNLRQTGYYRVNYDPENWQKIAEYLNSIEYTKIHVLNRAKIIDDAFYFMINGQLNSFLFWNLTSYLGQETNYIAWYPMIKAFEHMSSIFPFPDKKVQNVKEKIKNILTKLLEKIKYEEEPKESDLTKCLRQEAIKWLCILDDPNCLIKAYDKLILHIVYMSDKNKVLPWWQEWLYCKGLMSAESHIWRMVKDNSTEKYNNNDRLLEFLACASNEIIEEYLESIMFKHNETYNEIQIKRNMISFFFIIAKHAKHNNVFLKILNNFDKLRPRSINGLAIIIAIINHMYSEEQLIAVLNLRNIMGIIIEIEAYTTNFMRIYKKNGTRSEMANIEASFYKYKNIMEEWMLGVHKKLQRRLSEIGEIKKYFKIYSFFP, from the exons ATGGCATTTCTAAGACTGTCATTTTATAGCGGTCTTATATTTATCactataataactttttcaattaatgaaaatacggAAAACTCATCGATTACATTTAGTGATTACTTTGGCGATATAAGGCCAGTGCGTTACGACGTCAAGTTAATACCATATTTCAATGAAGACAAggaacatgaaatatataaatatcacgattacaaattatatatagaagcgtataaaaaaaaaggcaacATTGTTTTTTACGGCGAATTAAGTGCCATTATCGATATTTCTCGtccaattacatttatatatttaaattcaacggCATTAATGATTGTTTTATCTGGAGCGTTGACAAATGATTCATCCATGTATACTGCAGACTTACAAAATAAGACTGTAGATaccaatgttaaatatttacgtGCGcaatatattaactataaaaataaaaagcaaatttgCATCttatatttcaatgaaattttaagTGGACGTTAcagattaattacaaaatttgtcACTGCAATTAATAACACGGAAAACATTATTACTTCTTTGAAGACTATAGTTGCAAGGGGAGAATCATTCGAAAT GCCGGACGTAATACATTTTCAGGCGATTGGAGCCCGACGATTGTTTCCATGCTGGGACAAGCCGACAATCCAGGCCACTTTCAACATTGCCATAAAGCATCATCATAAATAcaaagttttttcaaatatgctgccacaaaaaaaggaaacatgcAAACATGAAATGCATGAAACCGAAACATATATGAAGTGGACATGCTTTAATACTACTCCTCCAATGTCCACTTATATCGTGACGGTTGTAATCTCGTCAGcagatttctttaaatttgagaCCATAGGATCTAGAATCATTACATGGCGTAGACCCAAATTAGATCATATTGAATTTGCTGAAACGATAGCAACCgaagcaataataatatttgaaggtgaatggaaaaaattgaaagtaccAAAAGTACAATTTGTGGTAATCCATAGCTTGCTATATGACAATGAGATGTGGGGCCTTCTGTTAAATag tgaaacagatattatttacgataaaaatctGGATTCTATTgcgcataaaataaaagtagcgCGGTTGATAGGGCGCAAAGTGGCATATCAATGGTTTGCTGATATAACAAATCCATTTTGGTCATCTGAGTTATGGTTAATCGATGGTCTTACTACTATGTATGGACTTTATGCTATCAATACTATcatg GATTACGACAATTCCGAAATGTTGGATTTATTTGTAGTTCAGGTTTATTATGAATCACTTCGTTTGGAGACTCACAATCAGTCTTTTATAAAGGAAGCCAATTTTTCcgaaaataatgcattttcttctttttacggTTACGTTAAAG CACCTTTAATATTACGCATGCTGGAGAATGTAATTACCGATAACATGTTTCATCGGAAGGTTCATgaacatttaaatat TGAGTTTAAGTCGAAGAATCTTCTCCAAAATTTATGGCTCACTATGCAAGatattttaagcaaattatATCCTGAGAAAAAACTAATGCTTCCTTCAACAATAGTAAATGATTGGatgaaatctataaattatcctgtgttaaaaataacgcgagatatttcaaataaagcaaatatatataatataataatagaaaattatgaaacacTTAAAAAATACGCTTTCTGGGTACCTGTAACTTATACCTCTCAGAATAATCCAAATTTTCGCAAGCTTAGAATTCCGCTTTACGACAAAAGATTAATACTTTTGTCGTCGTCCCAGCCAAATTGCCAAGTTTCTGTAAAAGATAATGGTTGggtaatattcaatttacgaCAAACTG GATACTATCGCGTTAATTACGATCCTGAAAACTGGCAAAAAATTGCAGAATATTTGAACTCTatagaatatacaaaaatacatgttCTTAATCGTGCTAAAATCATCGacgatgcattttattttatgataaatggcCAACTCAATTCTTTCCTATTCTGGAACTTGACGAGCTATCTTGGACAAGAGACAAATTATATAGCATGGTATCCTATGATAAAAGCTTTTGAACACATGTCGAGCATCTTTCCATTTCCAGATAAAAAAGTCCAAAATGTCAAg gagaaaataaaaaatatattgaccaAGCtacttgagaaaataaaatacgaagaAGAGCCTAAGGAAAGTGATCTTACTAAATGTTTAAGGCAAGAAGCTATTAAATGGTTGTGTATTCTCGATGACCCAAATTGCCTCATAAAAGCTTATGACAAATTGATTttgcatattgtatatatgtcggataaaaataa AGTTTTACCGTGGTGGCAAGAGTGGTTATACTGTAAAGGTTTGATGTCAGCAGAGAGTCATATTTGGCGTATGGTGAAGGACAATTCaacggaaaaatataataataatgatagacttttagaatttttagctTGTGCTTCAAATGAAAttatagaagaatatttagaatCAATAATGTTCAAACATAACGaaacatataatgaaatacaaatcaagagaaatatgattagttttttttttattattgcaaaacatGCAAAGCACAATAAtgtgtttttgaaaatattaaacaattttgataaattaaggCCAAG aaGTATCAATGGACTTGCCATTATTATTGccattattaatcatatgtaTTCTGAAGAACAATTAATAGCG GTCTTGAACTTGAGAAATATTATGGGAATTATCATTGAGATTGAAGCGTACACAACTAATTTTATGcgtatatacaagaaaaatggAACTCGCTCTGAAATG GCAAATATTGAAGCTAGTTTttacaagtataaaaatattatggaaGAATGGATGTTGGGTGTTCACAAAAAACTACAAAGACGTTTATCTGAAATCggagaaataaagaaatattttaagatatattctttctttccttaa